From Leptolyngbyaceae cyanobacterium, one genomic window encodes:
- a CDS encoding TIGR00266 family protein — MNVELLHQPDSTIARVTLDGKEELVAEAGCMIAMSGFINASTTLRQGKGGGILGGLKRLVGGESLFLSVFRSPMAGGEIFLAPKLMGDIFTYGMTGSELVVQSTSYLASESNVDIELGFQGFKSLFSGESLFWLSLSGHGYVLLTSFGAVYEVDVNGEYIVDTGHIVAFEKSLNFKITKANTSWAGAFFGGEGLVCRFEGKGKVFCQTHNPGAFGRLVGSQLPPR, encoded by the coding sequence ATGAATGTAGAACTTTTACATCAACCGGATAGTACGATCGCGCGGGTTACTCTTGACGGGAAGGAAGAATTAGTAGCAGAAGCTGGCTGTATGATTGCGATGAGCGGTTTCATTAACGCCAGCACTACTTTGCGACAAGGAAAAGGAGGAGGAATTTTAGGCGGATTGAAACGTTTAGTAGGAGGCGAATCTCTATTTTTAAGCGTTTTTCGATCTCCAATGGCGGGAGGAGAAATATTTCTTGCCCCAAAACTAATGGGAGATATTTTTACTTATGGAATGACGGGTAGTGAGTTAGTCGTTCAATCAACTTCTTATCTAGCCAGCGAATCGAATGTTGATATTGAATTGGGTTTTCAAGGCTTCAAATCTTTATTTTCTGGGGAATCTCTATTTTGGTTAAGTTTGAGCGGTCATGGTTATGTATTGCTCACTTCTTTTGGCGCTGTTTATGAAGTAGATGTAAACGGCGAATATATTGTCGATACCGGACATATCGTAGCATTTGAAAAAAGTTTGAATTTTAAAATTACCAAAGCTAATACTAGTTGGGCTGGTGCTTTTTTTGGTGGAGAAGGATTAGTTTGTCGTTTTGAAGGAAAAGGTAAAGTATTTTGCCAAACTCATAACCCCGGCGCATTCGGTCGCCTGGTTGGTTCTCAATTACCACCGAGATAG
- a CDS encoding TIGR00266 family protein yields the protein MTIMNEIAYHIEHSPAYASLRLDLKTSQKVLVESGAMAAMDTNIKMQSKVQGGFLKGLGRMVSGESFFVSEFTAEGRPGQLYISPGVPGDIQHYHLDGNGLMLQSSGFVAASPTVEIDTKFQGFKGFFSGESLFLLRATGKGDIWFSSYGAVVEIPVEDNYVVDTGYIVAFEDTLNYQVEMLGGLSFKGLKTGILGGEGLVCRFSGRGRLWIQSREIYGLINFLNPFRPTKSN from the coding sequence ATGACAATTATGAATGAAATTGCATATCACATCGAACATTCTCCTGCTTATGCTTCCTTGCGATTGGACTTAAAAACCAGTCAAAAAGTATTAGTAGAATCTGGTGCAATGGCAGCAATGGACACTAATATTAAAATGCAATCAAAAGTGCAAGGAGGTTTCTTAAAAGGTCTTGGTCGAATGGTCAGTGGCGAATCATTTTTTGTAAGTGAATTCACTGCTGAAGGAAGACCGGGACAATTATATATTTCTCCGGGGGTTCCGGGAGATATCCAACATTATCATTTAGATGGTAATGGTTTGATGCTTCAATCTTCTGGCTTTGTTGCGGCTAGCCCAACTGTGGAAATAGATACCAAATTCCAAGGATTTAAGGGCTTTTTTAGTGGTGAATCGCTATTTTTATTGAGGGCTACTGGCAAAGGCGATATTTGGTTTAGTTCTTATGGAGCAGTTGTGGAAATTCCCGTAGAAGATAATTATGTGGTCGATACTGGTTACATTGTGGCTTTTGAAGATACGCTGAATTATCAAGTTGAAATGTTGGGTGGTTTGTCATTTAAAGGTTTGAAAACTGGGATTTTAGGTGGTGAAGGATTGGTTTGTCGCTTCAGCGGTCGAGGGCGTTTATGGATTCAATCTCGCGAAATTTATGGTTTGATTAATTTCTTAAATCCTTTCCGCCCAACCAAGAGTAATTAA
- a CDS encoding M48 family metallopeptidase produces the protein MSFPEFEPEYSSRNPPPSNRQLLIILGMLVGFVVLVIWLFGVITNSLIGWIPPGVERQLGAVVVPAFERLAKPSSAQDTLNQLLDRLETKLPPEQRKNRNYRVLYVPNSTVNALALPGDAVVIYAGLVEQAESENELMMVLGHELGHFAHRDHLRNLGRSLLLKIAIANLIGDSSWLRSIAAASVEAVTSSRYSQSQESQADEFGLSLLKEYYGHVAGATDFFARMSQQKNANFAFLSTHPAPGDRVTNIQRLIKQKNYALGMRSPIPSALIKPQS, from the coding sequence ATGTCTTTCCCTGAATTTGAACCGGAATATAGCAGTCGCAATCCACCTCCTAGTAATCGCCAGTTACTAATTATTTTAGGAATGTTAGTTGGTTTTGTAGTTTTAGTGATTTGGCTGTTTGGTGTAATAACTAATAGCTTAATTGGGTGGATTCCTCCTGGTGTGGAAAGGCAATTAGGCGCTGTTGTAGTTCCGGCATTTGAACGTTTAGCTAAACCTTCTTCCGCTCAAGATACTCTCAATCAATTACTCGATCGCTTAGAAACTAAACTGCCGCCAGAGCAAAGAAAAAATCGAAATTATCGAGTGTTGTACGTGCCAAATTCAACGGTGAATGCTTTAGCTTTACCGGGAGATGCTGTCGTAATTTACGCAGGTTTAGTAGAGCAGGCGGAATCGGAAAATGAGTTAATGATGGTGTTGGGGCATGAATTAGGACATTTTGCCCATCGAGATCATTTACGCAATTTAGGCAGGAGTTTGTTATTAAAAATTGCGATCGCAAATCTAATCGGAGATAGCAGCTGGTTGCGATCGATCGCTGCTGCTAGCGTGGAAGCCGTCACCAGTTCCCGATATTCCCAATCTCAAGAAAGTCAAGCGGATGAGTTCGGTTTAAGTTTATTGAAGGAATATTACGGTCACGTCGCAGGTGCAACGGATTTTTTTGCTCGAATGAGTCAGCAAAAAAATGCTAATTTTGCCTTTTTGTCAACTCATCCCGCACCAGGCGATCGAGTTACCAACATTCAGCGGTTGATTAAACAGAAAAATTATGCTTTAGGAATGCGATCGCCCATACCTAGTGCTTTAATCAAACCACAATCTTAA
- the urtA gene encoding urea ABC transporter substrate-binding protein: protein MANRFNRRRFLLYGSASLGASLFLKACNSNTNPSGTQTPASGTNSPTATPVAATSTASGDTIKVGILHSLSGTMAISEKSVVDAERLAIDEINAAGGVLGKKIEAVIEDGASDWPTFAEKAKKLIDQDKVVTVFGCWTSASRKAVLPVFEEKKHMLWYPVQYEGQECSNSIFYTGAAPNQQIEPAVDWLLQNKGKEFFLVGSDYVFPRTANTIIKAQLEAKGGKTVGEDYLPLGNTEVTPIITKIKAALPKGGVIFNTLNGDSNVAFFKQLQGAGLTADKYPVMSVSIAEEEVKAIGVEYLKGHYAAWNYFQTVNTPENKKFVEAFKAKYGVDRVTNDPMEAAYIMVYLWKQAVEKAKTTDIEAVRKAALGQTFNAPGGTVTLENNHHLAKFVRLGEVAEDGLFKIVYETPKAVSPVPWNQFVAETKGYACDWSDPAKGGKYKI, encoded by the coding sequence ATGGCAAATCGATTTAATCGACGTAGATTTCTTTTATATGGTTCCGCTTCATTAGGAGCCAGTTTGTTTCTGAAAGCTTGTAATAGCAACACCAATCCTTCAGGAACGCAAACACCTGCTTCCGGTACGAACTCACCAACGGCAACTCCCGTAGCAGCAACTAGCACGGCATCCGGAGACACCATTAAAGTGGGAATTTTACACTCCCTCAGCGGTACGATGGCGATTAGTGAAAAAAGCGTTGTCGATGCGGAAAGGTTAGCAATTGATGAAATAAATGCCGCTGGTGGAGTACTAGGAAAAAAAATAGAAGCAGTTATTGAAGACGGTGCTTCCGATTGGCCAACTTTTGCCGAAAAAGCCAAAAAATTAATCGACCAAGATAAAGTAGTCACCGTATTTGGATGCTGGACTTCTGCTAGCCGGAAAGCAGTACTACCAGTATTTGAAGAAAAGAAACATATGCTGTGGTATCCGGTGCAGTATGAAGGACAAGAATGTTCCAACAGTATCTTCTATACTGGTGCTGCACCCAACCAACAAATTGAGCCGGCAGTTGATTGGTTGCTACAAAATAAAGGCAAAGAATTTTTCTTAGTAGGTTCTGATTACGTATTTCCCCGCACCGCCAACACCATCATCAAAGCTCAACTAGAAGCGAAAGGTGGCAAAACTGTTGGAGAAGATTATTTACCTTTAGGTAATACAGAAGTTACCCCGATCATTACCAAAATCAAAGCTGCTTTGCCAAAAGGTGGCGTAATTTTCAATACTCTGAACGGTGATAGTAACGTTGCTTTCTTCAAACAGTTACAAGGCGCTGGACTCACCGCTGATAAATATCCGGTAATGTCCGTTAGTATTGCTGAAGAAGAAGTAAAAGCAATTGGCGTTGAATATCTAAAAGGTCATTACGCAGCATGGAATTATTTCCAAACAGTTAATACCCCAGAAAATAAGAAATTTGTAGAAGCTTTTAAAGCCAAATATGGTGTCGATCGAGTAACTAATGACCCGATGGAAGCAGCATATATCATGGTTTACCTGTGGAAACAAGCTGTCGAAAAAGCCAAAACAACTGATATTGAAGCAGTCAGAAAAGCTGCTTTAGGTCAGACGTTTAATGCACCAGGCGGTACGGTTACTTTAGAGAATAATCACCACTTAGCCAAGTTCGTGCGTTTGGGTGAAGTAGCGGAAGACGGTCTGTTTAAGATCGTTTACGAAACGCCAAAAGCAGTGTCGCCAGTTCCTTGGAACCAGTTCGTTGCAGAAACTAAAGGTTATGCCTGCGACTGGTCCGATCCGGCTAAAGGAGGCAAGTACAAAATTTAG
- a CDS encoding branched-chain amino acid ABC transporter permease — MIAGLFDAIFNGISIGAVLLIAALGLAIVFGLMGVINMAHGELMMLGAYTTFLVQNVFKGSPLFETYIFFALPMAFLVAGAMGLVLERGVIRFLYGRPLETLLATWGVSLILQQFVRSVSWLLVVGIVLFCGLFFGAWWLISRRSDFERIRNWVMAVMLTLSLAISLVTSIVLNQTFQLAINKPWFGAQNVDVTAPKWLRGGLALPFLDFQLPYARLFIIALTIICLVGIYLFLQRSTWGLKIRAVTQNRSMSACLGIPTQKVDAITFAIGSGLAGVAGCAVSLLGSVGPNTGQNYIVDTFMVVVVGGVGKLVGSIVAAMAIGTVNYLIGSGTMALMLAPIKPLADFFTFFATTSMAKVMVFALIIAFLQVKPAGIFPQKGRTVDA, encoded by the coding sequence GTGATAGCAGGATTATTCGATGCAATATTTAACGGGATTAGTATTGGCGCGGTTTTATTAATTGCGGCGCTGGGACTGGCGATCGTATTTGGCTTGATGGGCGTAATTAATATGGCTCACGGCGAATTAATGATGTTGGGAGCCTACACGACTTTTTTAGTGCAGAATGTTTTTAAAGGCAGTCCTTTATTTGAAACTTATATATTTTTTGCGCTGCCAATGGCTTTCCTGGTAGCAGGTGCTATGGGGTTAGTTTTAGAAAGAGGAGTAATTCGCTTCCTTTACGGACGACCGTTAGAAACTTTGCTGGCGACTTGGGGAGTTAGCCTGATTTTGCAGCAGTTCGTCCGCAGTGTTAGCTGGCTGTTAGTAGTGGGAATCGTCCTATTTTGCGGATTATTTTTTGGTGCTTGGTGGTTGATATCCCGTCGCTCGGATTTCGAGCGAATTCGCAATTGGGTAATGGCGGTGATGTTAACTTTATCGCTGGCAATTTCTCTAGTCACGAGCATAGTTTTAAACCAAACTTTTCAGCTAGCAATCAATAAACCTTGGTTTGGCGCTCAAAACGTTGACGTGACTGCTCCGAAATGGTTGCGAGGCGGTTTAGCATTACCTTTCCTCGATTTTCAATTACCTTACGCGCGGTTATTCATCATCGCTTTAACGATTATTTGTTTAGTTGGCATTTATCTATTTTTACAACGTTCTACTTGGGGATTAAAAATTAGAGCGGTTACCCAAAATCGCAGCATGAGTGCTTGTCTTGGTATCCCAACTCAAAAAGTAGATGCGATCACGTTTGCGATCGGTTCTGGTTTAGCAGGCGTGGCGGGATGCGCGGTTAGTTTACTCGGTTCTGTAGGGCCAAATACCGGACAAAATTACATTGTCGATACCTTTATGGTGGTGGTAGTAGGCGGTGTTGGCAAATTAGTAGGTAGTATCGTGGCAGCAATGGCAATCGGTACTGTTAATTATTTGATCGGTTCCGGTACGATGGCGCTGATGTTAGCGCCGATTAAACCGTTGGCAGATTTCTTTACTTTTTTTGCCACGACTAGTATGGCCAAAGTGATGGTTTTCGCGCTAATTATTGCTTTTTTGCAAGTGAAACCTGCGGGAATTTTTCCTCAAAAAGGGCGTACAGTTGATGCTTAA
- the urtC gene encoding urea ABC transporter permease subunit UrtC → MSGEENQNKKRKIYHFPRVRREARENSGQVEEPNFDRLPVSPVSNTASFSDQPKTSVEESEANDRISQLPDIEKVNEKPDDRLSEVTISDDSSVSPINEEVSPSTELKILEDSESNKRKIYHFPRIRRRVLVEREINQEEQIALEAKVSIPESTASMIMLANSENLTPQPPSLAGKGEPESSFPCRGGVEEEGSAPTGNSPTVSSVLSPTDEKISENERHEPPPAVDSPALPSSDETIKDSLQVSQGNQIRKIYHFPRVKKYEREKVKSQPVSYSTAVLPNKSLKVITKSLWQQKRSLMLEAFFVAAIALVLIFIIPPLLTVLGQGFRVNLLGRFLALAIVALGIDLIWGYTGMLSLGHGVFFALGGYALAMHLKLQIPSSASNQLPEFMNLYGVTELPWFWQPFYSFPLTVISVIIIPSILAAILGYLVFRNRIRGVYFSILTQAATIVFFNFFNGQQKLFNGTNGLTDFKTLLGFTVNNNTTQFIFYTLTVILLVGAYALCRWLTSGRFGRLLIAIRDDEPRVRFSGYDPTGFKVLIFAISAGLAGIAGAMFTLQTGLISPKAMDIAFSIEMVIWVAVGGRATLIGAVLGAVTVNFAKSILSEQLPEVWLFFQGALFLIVVTVLPGGLVGWLQSDGMEKLGYLLGIRKYATTYPSLQEDPEVQLEREELETE, encoded by the coding sequence ATGTCAGGGGAGGAAAATCAAAATAAAAAGCGGAAAATATATCATTTTCCGCGAGTAAGGAGGGAAGCAAGGGAAAATAGCGGACAAGTAGAAGAGCCAAACTTCGATCGCCTACCAGTATCCCCTGTTTCTAATACAGCATCTTTTTCTGACCAGCCGAAAACGTCGGTGGAGGAATCCGAAGCAAACGATCGCATCTCCCAATTACCAGATATCGAAAAAGTAAATGAAAAACCAGATGACCGATTATCAGAAGTAACAATTTCTGATGATTCATCAGTTTCTCCAATAAATGAGGAAGTTTCCCCATCAACAGAATTAAAAATTTTAGAAGATAGCGAAAGTAACAAACGAAAAATATATCATTTCCCTCGTATAAGAAGAAGAGTATTGGTCGAACGGGAAATTAACCAAGAAGAACAAATCGCTTTAGAAGCAAAAGTATCAATTCCCGAATCTACTGCTTCAATGATAATGTTGGCGAATTCGGAAAACCTAACCCCCCAGCCCCCTTCCCTTGCAGGGAAGGGGGAGCCGGAAAGCTCCTTTCCTTGCAGGGGAGGGGTTGAGGAGGAGGGGTCAGCCCCCACAGGCAATTCGCCAACAGTATCTTCTGTGCTGTCACCAACAGATGAAAAAATTTCAGAAAACGAGCGGCATGAACCACCGCCTGCGGTTGATTCTCCAGCATTACCATCTTCGGATGAAACAATAAAAGATAGTTTGCAAGTAAGCCAAGGTAATCAAATTCGCAAAATATATCATTTCCCTCGCGTCAAAAAATATGAGAGGGAAAAAGTAAAAAGTCAACCCGTATCTTACTCTACTGCCGTGCTACCTAATAAATCTTTAAAGGTAATAACTAAATCCTTGTGGCAACAAAAGCGATCGCTGATGCTCGAAGCATTTTTCGTGGCTGCGATCGCGCTCGTTCTAATCTTCATTATTCCCCCTTTACTCACTGTTTTAGGACAAGGATTCCGCGTTAATTTGTTAGGGCGATTTTTAGCTTTAGCAATTGTCGCCTTGGGCATTGATTTAATCTGGGGATACACGGGAATGCTTAGTTTAGGTCATGGCGTATTTTTCGCGCTAGGCGGTTACGCTTTAGCCATGCACTTAAAATTACAAATACCGTCAAGCGCCAGCAACCAATTACCGGAATTCATGAACCTTTACGGAGTAACGGAATTACCTTGGTTTTGGCAACCATTCTATTCATTTCCTTTGACGGTAATATCTGTAATTATCATTCCTTCAATACTAGCTGCCATTTTGGGATATTTAGTATTTCGCAACCGCATTCGAGGTGTTTATTTTTCGATTCTTACCCAAGCCGCAACGATAGTTTTCTTTAATTTTTTCAACGGACAACAAAAACTTTTTAACGGTACTAACGGTTTAACTGATTTCAAAACTTTGTTGGGTTTTACTGTTAATAACAACACCACCCAATTTATATTTTACACTTTGACTGTTATCTTACTTGTAGGTGCTTACGCTCTTTGTCGTTGGCTAACTAGTGGTAGATTTGGACGCTTGTTAATTGCGATTCGAGATGACGAACCGAGAGTAAGGTTTTCCGGTTACGATCCGACAGGATTTAAAGTTTTGATATTTGCGATTTCTGCCGGATTAGCGGGAATTGCCGGGGCGATGTTTACCCTCCAAACTGGTTTGATTTCGCCAAAAGCGATGGATATTGCCTTTTCGATTGAAATGGTAATTTGGGTGGCGGTGGGCGGTCGTGCTACTTTAATCGGAGCAGTATTAGGAGCGGTTACGGTTAATTTTGCTAAAAGTATCTTGAGCGAACAATTACCGGAAGTTTGGTTATTTTTCCAAGGTGCTTTGTTCTTAATTG